In a genomic window of Procambarus clarkii isolate CNS0578487 chromosome 10, FALCON_Pclarkii_2.0, whole genome shotgun sequence:
- the LOC123746905 gene encoding protein trapped in endoderm-1-like: MEETTIELATPISTWLPGNTGSVPRSQYSSEVVVLTSICNFFTCFIGTFGNVMVMVVMLSSKKLRSNHNTAFMVNLALCLIPICCYTLPLMVAKFFEGAEYGDGLTEKTMWIVYNCLVILHQVHILSICIVAVNRVVALRSPVVFRRMLRSSVVALQLVLIWVLSVIFWLPLSFIEIRFAAYTVTFDITNKILRKFHILITYFIPLIATIICYVFIYVKLRQRRTGMSELQTREGNMASASGEGTLSASEAATAETVGSCRRWEEEASRSVFIISIILVVCSLPHAIIHFVCDCVNSVYCDQQFYGCLDAWLLIHTLQWLQFCLDPIVFVVVSAEYRKAVLQCLRRLSRTLTFRSDQMRHQ; this comes from the exons ATGGAGGAGACAACTATTGAACTTGCAACACCTATcagtacctggttacctggtaacACTGGATCAGTACCCCGCAGCCAGTACTCGTCCGAGGTCGTCGTCCTGACATCTATCTGCAATTTCTTTACGTGTTTTATAGGAACTTTCG GgaatgtgatggtgatggtggtgatgttgagctcCAAGAAGCTCCGCAGCAACCACAACACGGCCTTCATGGTTAACCTGGCGCTCTGCCTCATCCCTATATGTTGCTACACCTTACCCTTGATGGTCGCTAAATTCTTCGAAGGTGCAGAGTACGGCGACGGCCTCACAGAAAAGACCATGTGGATCGTCTACAATTGTCTTGTGATTCTTCATCAGGTCCACATTCTCAGCATTTGTATCGTGGCTGTTAACAG GGTCGTGGCGCTGAGGTCCCCAGTGGTCTTCAGGAGGATGCTGAGGTCATCTGTAGTGGCTCTGCAGCTGGTGCTGATCTGGGTCCTCTCCGTCATCTTCTGGCTCCCTCTG AGTTTCATCGAAATTAGGTTCGCCGCATATACTGTGACTTTCGACATCACGAACAAGATTTTGCGGAAGTTCCACATTCTAATAACTTACTTCATACCTCTAATTGCCACCATCATCTGTTACGTCTTCATCTACGTGAAG CTGCGCCAGAGAAGGACAGGCATGAGTGAACTGCAGACTAGAGAAGGGAACATGGCATCTGCCTCAGGCGAGGGGACTCTCTCAGCAAGCGAGGCCGCCACAGCTGAGACTGTGGGATCCTGTCGCAGATGGGAAGAAGAAGCCTCCAGGAGCGTCTTCATCATCTCTATCATCTTAGTTGTGTGCAGTTTGCCACACGCCATCATCCACTTCGTCTGTGattgtgttaattcagtctactGTGATCAACAATTCTATGGTTGTCTAGACGCCTGGCTCCTCATTCACACTCTACAATGGCTCCAATTCTGCCTGGACCCGATAGTGTTTGTTGTGGTTAGCGCGGAGTACCGCAAGGCCGTTCTTCAGTGCCTCCGGCGTTTGTCCCGAACTCTCACCTTCCGCAGTGACCAAATGAGACACCAGTAA